In Streptomyces asoensis, a single genomic region encodes these proteins:
- a CDS encoding response regulator transcription factor, producing MQQSYESPPSPPGPARVLVVDDDPTVSEVVAGYLDRAGYVVDRADDGPTALTRAAAHRPDLVVLDLMLPGMDGLEVCRRLRGHGPVPVIMLTARGEEDDRVLGLEVGADDYVTKPFSPRELVLRVESVLRRSRPVTGGRTLGAAGLTLDPGARRATKDGEELALTLREFDLLAFFLRHPGRAFGREDLMHEVWGWEFGDLSTVTVHVRRLRGKVEDDPARPRLIRTVWGVGYRFEPGPAQEGE from the coding sequence ATGCAGCAGTCGTACGAGTCCCCGCCCTCTCCACCGGGACCGGCCCGGGTCCTGGTCGTCGACGACGACCCCACGGTGTCGGAGGTGGTCGCCGGCTACCTCGACCGGGCCGGCTACGTCGTCGACCGGGCGGACGACGGCCCCACCGCCCTGACCCGGGCCGCCGCGCACCGGCCCGACCTGGTGGTGCTGGACCTGATGCTGCCCGGCATGGACGGCCTGGAGGTCTGCCGGCGGCTGCGCGGACACGGGCCCGTGCCGGTCATCATGCTCACCGCGCGCGGTGAGGAGGACGACCGTGTCCTCGGGCTGGAGGTCGGCGCCGACGACTACGTCACCAAGCCCTTCAGTCCGCGCGAACTCGTCCTGCGGGTGGAGTCGGTGCTGCGCCGCAGCCGGCCCGTGACGGGCGGGCGGACCCTCGGCGCGGCCGGTCTGACCCTGGACCCCGGCGCCCGCCGCGCCACCAAGGACGGCGAGGAACTCGCCCTCACCCTGCGAGAGTTCGACCTCCTCGCGTTCTTCCTGCGGCACCCCGGGCGGGCGTTCGGCCGCGAGGACCTCATGCACGAGGTGTGGGGCTGGGAGTTCGGCGACCTGTCCACCGTGACCGTCCATGTGCGCCGGCTGCGCGGCAAGGTCGAGGACGACCCCGCCCGACCCCGTCTGATCCGCACGGTGTGGGGTGTGGGCTACCGCTTCGAACCCGGCCCCGCGCAAGAGGGGGAGTGA
- a CDS encoding MFS transporter encodes MDRERRGWLPCLLGGAVFAVCMAGTTLPTPLYGLYREKFGFSELTVTVVYAVYAFGVIGVLLLAGNASDTVGRRPVLLVGLGCAAASALCFLAATGVGWLYAGRLLSGLSAGLFTGAATAYVMDLAPSGGGSRATFVATAANMGGLGCGPLLAGLLAQYAAWPLYLPFAVHLALVACSVAVVLRLPETVRDRAPVSAVRPQRPGLPPRVRPVFGPAAIASFVGFALFGVFTSVSPAFLAESLDVDNHAVSGLVVALAFFASTAGQSVVGRVGVGRSLPLGSAALLTGLALLAGALLWDSLALVVLSALVGGGGQGLAFRGALSAVAGASPADRRAAVISALFVVAYTGISLPVIGVGVLVGPLGLEGAGLVFIACMAVLVSGAAAYLLRRPVRTQEANS; translated from the coding sequence ATGGACCGTGAACGGCGAGGATGGCTCCCCTGTCTGCTCGGCGGCGCCGTCTTCGCCGTGTGCATGGCCGGCACCACGCTGCCGACCCCTCTCTACGGCCTGTACCGGGAGAAGTTCGGCTTCTCGGAGCTGACCGTCACGGTCGTCTACGCCGTGTACGCCTTCGGGGTCATCGGTGTGCTGCTGCTGGCCGGCAACGCCTCGGACACGGTGGGCAGACGGCCGGTGCTGCTGGTCGGCCTGGGCTGCGCGGCGGCGAGCGCCCTCTGCTTCCTCGCCGCCACCGGCGTCGGCTGGCTGTACGCGGGGCGGCTGCTGTCGGGGCTGTCCGCCGGTCTGTTCACCGGGGCGGCCACGGCGTACGTGATGGACCTGGCGCCGTCCGGCGGCGGGTCACGGGCCACCTTCGTCGCGACCGCCGCCAACATGGGCGGCCTGGGCTGCGGGCCGTTGCTCGCCGGACTGCTGGCGCAGTACGCCGCCTGGCCGCTGTACCTGCCGTTCGCCGTGCATCTGGCCCTGGTGGCCTGCTCCGTCGCCGTCGTCCTGCGGCTTCCGGAGACCGTGCGCGACCGAGCGCCGGTGAGCGCCGTGCGGCCGCAGCGACCCGGCCTGCCGCCGCGGGTGCGGCCGGTGTTCGGACCGGCGGCGATCGCCTCGTTCGTCGGGTTCGCGCTGTTCGGCGTGTTCACCTCTGTCAGCCCTGCGTTCCTCGCCGAATCGCTGGACGTGGACAACCACGCGGTGAGCGGTCTGGTCGTCGCGCTGGCCTTCTTCGCCTCCACCGCCGGGCAGTCGGTGGTCGGGCGGGTCGGGGTCGGCCGGTCGCTGCCGCTGGGCAGCGCGGCGCTGCTGACCGGACTGGCGCTGCTCGCGGGCGCGCTGCTGTGGGACTCGCTGGCCCTGGTGGTGCTGAGCGCCCTCGTGGGCGGGGGCGGGCAGGGGCTGGCGTTCCGCGGGGCGCTGTCCGCGGTGGCCGGTGCGTCTCCGGCGGACCGGCGGGCGGCGGTGATCTCGGCGCTGTTCGTGGTGGCCTACACGGGCATCTCGTTGCCGGTGATCGGTGTGGGCGTGCTGGTCGGTCCCCTCGGACTCGAGGGCGCCGGGCTGGTGTTCATCGCCTGCATGGCCGTCCTCGTCTCCGGCGCGGCCGCCTATCTGCTGCGGCGGCCGGTGCGGACGCAGGAGGCGAACAGCTGA
- a CDS encoding glycosyltransferase family 2 protein translates to MTTDTEVDVVLPCLNEAEALPWVLGRIPDGWRALVVDNGSTDGSAGIARALGARVVHEPRRGFGAACHAGLTAATAEVVCFCDCDASLDPALLVPFVEEVRSGAADLVLGRRRPQGRGAWPAHARAGNLALARLLRRRTGLGLHDLGPLRAARREPLLALGLTDRRSGYPLEMVVRAADAGWRIAEHDVPYLPRTGDSKVTGTWRGTWQAVRDMSRVLGGLPAREEAAR, encoded by the coding sequence GTGACCACGGACACAGAAGTAGACGTCGTGCTCCCCTGTCTGAACGAGGCCGAGGCCCTCCCCTGGGTGCTAGGCCGTATTCCGGACGGCTGGCGGGCCCTCGTCGTGGACAACGGCTCCACCGACGGCTCGGCCGGGATCGCCCGCGCGCTGGGCGCGAGAGTCGTCCACGAGCCGCGGCGGGGGTTCGGCGCCGCCTGCCACGCCGGACTGACCGCCGCGACCGCCGAGGTGGTGTGCTTCTGCGACTGCGACGCCTCGCTCGACCCGGCGCTCCTTGTGCCGTTCGTCGAGGAGGTGCGCTCCGGCGCGGCCGACCTGGTGCTCGGCCGCAGACGGCCGCAGGGCCGGGGCGCGTGGCCCGCGCACGCCCGGGCCGGGAACCTCGCGCTCGCCCGGCTGCTGCGCCGCCGCACCGGACTCGGGCTGCACGACCTGGGCCCGTTGCGGGCCGCCCGGCGTGAGCCGCTGCTCGCCCTCGGCCTCACCGACCGGCGCAGCGGCTACCCGCTGGAGATGGTGGTGCGGGCGGCGGACGCGGGCTGGCGGATCGCCGAGCACGACGTCCCCTACCTGCCCCGCACGGGCGACTCGAAGGTGACCGGCACCTGGCGCGGGACCTGGCAGGCGGTGCGGGACATGAGCCGCGTCCTCGGCGGCCTTCCGGCCCGTGAGGAGGCGGCCCGGTGA
- a CDS encoding peptidylprolyl isomerase: MTTKIYFDITINDEPAGRITFNLFEDVVPKTAENFRALATGEKGFGFAGSSFHRVIPQFMLQGGDFTRGNGTGGKSIYGEKFADENFDLKHDRPGLLSMANAGPNSNGSQFFITTVVTDWLDGKHVVFGEVADESSMALVKKIESYGSRSGATSAKVTIAESGQL; the protein is encoded by the coding sequence ATGACCACCAAGATCTACTTCGACATCACCATCAACGACGAGCCCGCCGGGCGGATCACCTTCAACCTCTTCGAGGACGTCGTCCCGAAGACGGCCGAGAACTTCCGCGCGCTGGCCACCGGGGAGAAGGGCTTCGGCTTCGCCGGTTCCTCCTTCCACCGCGTCATCCCGCAGTTCATGCTCCAGGGCGGCGACTTCACCCGCGGCAACGGCACGGGCGGCAAGAGCATCTACGGCGAGAAGTTCGCCGACGAGAACTTCGACCTCAAGCACGACCGTCCGGGCCTGCTGTCCATGGCCAACGCGGGCCCGAACAGCAACGGCTCGCAGTTCTTCATCACGACGGTCGTCACCGACTGGCTCGACGGCAAGCACGTCGTGTTCGGCGAGGTCGCCGACGAGTCCAGCATGGCCCTCGTCAAGAAGATCGAGTCCTACGGCTCGCGCAGCGGTGCCACCTCGGCCAAGGTCACCATCGCGGAGTCCGGCCAGCTCTGA
- a CDS encoding glutamate-cysteine ligase family protein, protein MGRDVPALVFTREDRRRYRIKMQECLDVFARMLRESRFEAERPQVGLEIELNLVDDEAEPAMRNSDVLEAIADPAWSTELGRFNLEINVPPRRLTQGGPDAWEAEIRAALNHAEERARSVGTRLIMIGVLPTLRQEDVGESALSENARYRLLNDQVFAARGEDLHIELDGVDRLRTYADTITPEAACTSTQFHLQVSPEEFAPYWNAAQAVAGVQVALAANSPFLFGKELWHETRIPLFEQATDTRPQEIKAQGVRPRVWFGERWITSVFDLFEENLRYFPALLPLCDEQDPRETLAAGDVPELGELTLHNGTIYRWNRPVYAVAGDRPHVRVENRCLPAGPTVADTLANGAFYYGLTRALVEDERPVWSRMSFRAAEDNLHTAARHGIDARLYWPGMGEVPVPELVLRRLLPLAHRGLELSGMDAAWREPLLGIIEQRCVTGRNGAVWQKETLHHITALAHVGRHEALRRMTRLYIDYMHLNAPAHTWPVD, encoded by the coding sequence ATGGGACGTGACGTCCCGGCGCTGGTCTTCACCCGAGAGGACCGCCGCCGGTACCGGATCAAGATGCAGGAGTGCCTGGACGTGTTCGCGCGGATGCTGCGCGAGTCACGGTTCGAGGCCGAGCGGCCCCAGGTGGGCCTGGAGATCGAGCTGAACCTCGTCGACGACGAGGCCGAGCCGGCGATGCGCAACAGCGACGTCCTGGAGGCGATCGCGGACCCCGCCTGGTCGACGGAGCTCGGCCGCTTCAACCTGGAGATCAACGTACCGCCGCGCCGGCTGACGCAGGGCGGCCCCGACGCCTGGGAGGCCGAGATCCGTGCCGCGCTCAACCACGCCGAGGAGCGGGCCAGGTCGGTCGGCACGCGTCTGATCATGATCGGTGTCCTCCCGACGCTGCGACAGGAGGACGTGGGCGAGTCGGCGCTGTCGGAGAACGCCCGCTACCGGCTGCTCAACGACCAGGTGTTCGCCGCGCGGGGCGAGGACCTGCACATCGAGCTGGACGGTGTCGACCGGCTGCGGACCTACGCGGACACGATCACACCGGAGGCCGCCTGCACCAGCACGCAGTTCCATCTCCAGGTCTCCCCCGAGGAGTTCGCCCCGTACTGGAACGCGGCACAGGCCGTGGCGGGCGTGCAGGTGGCGCTGGCGGCCAACTCCCCCTTCCTGTTCGGGAAGGAACTCTGGCACGAGACCCGCATCCCGCTGTTCGAGCAGGCGACCGACACCCGGCCGCAGGAGATCAAGGCGCAGGGGGTACGGCCCCGGGTGTGGTTCGGGGAGCGCTGGATCACCAGCGTGTTCGACCTCTTCGAGGAGAACCTGCGCTATTTCCCCGCGCTGCTGCCCCTGTGCGACGAACAGGACCCGCGCGAGACGCTGGCGGCGGGGGACGTGCCGGAACTGGGCGAGCTGACCCTGCACAACGGCACCATCTACCGCTGGAACCGCCCGGTCTACGCCGTCGCGGGCGACCGGCCGCACGTGCGCGTGGAGAACCGCTGCCTGCCGGCCGGTCCGACCGTCGCCGACACCCTCGCCAACGGCGCCTTCTACTACGGGCTCACCCGGGCCCTGGTCGAGGACGAGCGGCCGGTCTGGTCACGGATGTCGTTCCGGGCCGCGGAGGACAACCTGCACACGGCGGCACGCCACGGCATCGACGCCCGGCTGTACTGGCCGGGCATGGGTGAGGTACCGGTGCCCGAGCTCGTCCTGCGGCGGCTGCTGCCGCTGGCCCACCGGGGGCTGGAGCTGTCCGGGATGGACGCGGCCTGGCGGGAGCCGCTGCTCGGGATCATCGAGCAGCGGTGCGTGACGGGCCGCAACGGAGCGGTCTGGCAGAAGGAGACCCTGCACCACATCACGGCCCTCGCGCACGTGGGCCGCCACGAGGCGCTGCGCCGCATGACCCGGCTGTACATCGACTACATGCATCTCAACGCCCCCGCCCACACCTGGCCGGTCGACTGA
- a CDS encoding sigma-70 family RNA polymerase sigma factor — protein MSTRHTAEALVTAARSGDQAAQDALVGAYLPLVYNIVGRALNGSVDVDDVVQDTMLRVLDSLDGLRDPASFRSWLVAIAMNQVRAHWHRQQPAQGAMDEADDVADPGADFVDLTIVQLQLSGQRQETARATRWLEPDDRGLLSLWWLECAGELTRPEIAAALALSPQHTAVRVQRMKAQLEAARVVVRALDARPQCQELRAELAGWDGRPSALWRKRVARHARGCARCSGLWSGLMPAEGLLAGLALVGVSSALLARTGSAAGTAVAAGSASPLDGTEDLGGLVPPVGHRAARDRTGSRADARRRRRTRRRAVGGAVVAACVAGGGFWYFGTQPDDGTQKSTAVQPADDVLVTGSPTPDAARGASPSPSSSPTPSPSASASKSPAAGSKPSPRASRTASAAAPVKSPEPERSASRTPIVMSGSSSRSSQVIALVNEERAKAGCGPLTEDPQLRRSAQGHSDDMAARDFFDHVNPDGADPGQRITAAGYRWSTYGENIAKGQQTAESVMTSWMNSEGHRANILNCSFKNIGIGIHDGSGGPWWTQNFGAKL, from the coding sequence ATGAGTACACGGCACACGGCGGAGGCGCTGGTCACCGCTGCACGATCGGGCGACCAGGCGGCCCAGGACGCGCTCGTCGGTGCGTACCTCCCGCTCGTCTACAACATCGTGGGCCGGGCGCTGAACGGCTCCGTGGACGTGGACGACGTCGTGCAGGACACCATGCTGCGCGTCCTGGACTCGCTGGACGGACTGCGGGACCCGGCGAGCTTCCGCTCCTGGCTGGTGGCGATCGCGATGAACCAGGTGCGGGCGCACTGGCACCGGCAGCAGCCCGCCCAGGGCGCGATGGACGAGGCCGACGACGTCGCCGACCCGGGCGCCGACTTCGTCGACCTGACGATCGTCCAGCTCCAGTTGTCCGGCCAGCGGCAGGAGACCGCACGCGCGACCCGCTGGCTGGAGCCCGACGACCGCGGACTGCTGTCCTTGTGGTGGCTGGAGTGCGCGGGCGAACTGACCCGCCCCGAGATCGCCGCGGCCCTCGCCCTGTCGCCGCAGCACACGGCGGTCCGCGTCCAGCGGATGAAGGCTCAGCTGGAGGCGGCCCGTGTCGTGGTGCGGGCGCTGGACGCGCGCCCGCAGTGCCAGGAACTGCGCGCCGAACTCGCGGGCTGGGACGGCCGGCCCTCGGCGCTGTGGCGCAAGCGCGTCGCCCGGCACGCGCGCGGCTGCGCCCGGTGCTCGGGCCTGTGGAGCGGGCTGATGCCCGCCGAAGGGCTGCTGGCGGGGCTGGCGCTGGTCGGCGTGTCGTCCGCGCTCCTGGCGAGGACCGGCTCCGCCGCGGGCACGGCGGTCGCCGCCGGCTCGGCCTCCCCGCTCGACGGGACCGAGGACCTGGGCGGACTCGTCCCCCCGGTCGGTCACCGTGCCGCCAGGGACCGGACCGGCTCCCGGGCCGACGCCCGGCGCAGGCGGCGCACCCGGCGCAGGGCGGTCGGCGGCGCGGTCGTGGCCGCCTGCGTGGCGGGCGGGGGCTTCTGGTACTTCGGCACCCAGCCCGACGACGGCACGCAGAAGAGCACCGCCGTGCAGCCCGCGGACGACGTGCTCGTCACCGGCAGTCCCACCCCGGACGCCGCCCGCGGCGCCTCGCCGTCGCCTTCCTCCTCGCCCACCCCGTCCCCGTCCGCGTCGGCGTCGAAGTCGCCTGCCGCCGGCTCGAAGCCTTCGCCGCGCGCGAGCAGGACCGCGTCGGCGGCGGCCCCCGTCAAGTCGCCCGAGCCCGAGCGGTCCGCGTCCAGGACCCCGATCGTCATGTCCGGTTCGTCGTCCCGCTCCAGCCAGGTGATCGCCCTGGTCAACGAGGAGCGGGCGAAGGCGGGCTGCGGCCCCCTCACCGAGGACCCCCAGCTGCGCCGGTCCGCCCAGGGCCACTCCGACGACATGGCCGCCCGCGACTTCTTCGACCACGTCAACCCCGACGGGGCCGACCCCGGTCAGCGCATCACCGCCGCCGGGTACCGCTGGTCCACCTACGGCGAGAACATAGCCAAGGGGCAGCAGACGGCCGAGTCGGTGATGACGTCCTGGATGAACAGCGAGGGCCACCGCGCCAACATCCTGAACTGCTCCTTCAAGAACATCGGCATCGGGATCCACGACGGGTCCGGCGGCCCGTGGTGGACCCAGAACTTCGGCGCAAAGCTGTGA
- a CDS encoding sensor histidine kinase, which produces MRDTLLIALFAFVGAAAAGLVGAGALWLLRRRSFVASLTVVAAVAVTAMMAGTLAVAQAMFLSGHDLSVVTTVVAMAAVVSLVTALLLGRWVVARSRELTRAARSFGDGGAFTAPDGPTTAELDAISRELAATSARLAESRDRERALETSRRELVAWISHDLRTPLAGLRAMSEALEDGVAADPARYLRQIRTEVERLNDMVGDLFELSRIHAGALALSPSRMSVYDLVGDALAGADPLAREHGVRLVGDRVEPLPVEVDGKEMSRVLGNLLVNAIRRTPADGTVAVAAERSPAGVVVSVTDGCGGIPEEDLHRVFDTGWRGTHARTPPAGAGLGLAIVRGIVEAHQGRASVRNIPGGCRFEVTLPSAP; this is translated from the coding sequence GTGCGCGACACCCTGCTCATCGCCCTGTTCGCGTTCGTCGGCGCCGCGGCCGCCGGGCTCGTCGGCGCGGGCGCGCTGTGGCTGCTGCGCCGCCGCTCGTTCGTCGCCTCGCTCACCGTGGTGGCCGCCGTCGCCGTGACCGCGATGATGGCGGGCACCCTCGCCGTGGCGCAGGCGATGTTCCTGTCGGGGCACGACCTGAGCGTGGTGACGACGGTCGTCGCCATGGCGGCCGTGGTCTCCCTGGTCACCGCGCTGCTCCTCGGCCGCTGGGTGGTCGCCCGCAGCCGCGAACTCACCCGTGCCGCACGCTCGTTCGGCGACGGCGGCGCCTTCACCGCGCCCGACGGCCCGACAACCGCCGAACTGGACGCGATCAGCCGCGAACTGGCCGCCACCAGCGCGAGACTCGCCGAGTCCCGGGACCGCGAACGGGCGCTGGAGACGTCCCGACGTGAACTCGTCGCCTGGATCTCGCACGACCTGCGCACCCCGCTGGCCGGACTGCGCGCGATGTCGGAGGCACTGGAGGACGGCGTGGCGGCCGATCCGGCCCGTTACCTGCGGCAGATCCGCACCGAGGTCGAGCGGCTCAACGACATGGTGGGCGACCTGTTCGAGCTGTCCCGCATCCACGCCGGTGCGCTCGCGCTCTCCCCCTCCCGCATGTCGGTGTACGACCTCGTCGGCGACGCCCTCGCCGGGGCCGACCCGCTCGCCCGCGAGCACGGCGTACGGCTCGTCGGCGACCGCGTCGAGCCGCTCCCGGTCGAGGTCGACGGCAAGGAGATGAGCCGGGTGCTGGGCAATCTGCTCGTCAACGCCATCCGCCGTACCCCCGCCGACGGCACGGTCGCCGTCGCCGCCGAACGCTCGCCCGCCGGGGTCGTCGTGTCCGTCACCGACGGCTGCGGCGGCATCCCGGAGGAGGACCTGCACCGGGTCTTCGACACCGGCTGGCGCGGCACCCACGCCCGGACACCCCCGGCCGGCGCGGGACTGGGCCTCGCCATCGTGCGCGGCATCGTGGAAGCCCACCAGGGCCGGGCCTCGGTCCGCAACATCCCGGGCGGCTGCCGTTTCGAGGTAACCCTCCCATCGGCCCCCTGA
- a CDS encoding NAD-dependent epimerase/dehydratase family protein — MRVLVTGGAGFIGSHVVDALRARGHEALVYDVRQDPDADVRDPVAVGRALDGVDAVCHQAAMVGLGDGVTDAAEYVSRNDLGTAVLLAAMAGAGVPRLVLAGSMVVYGEGRYECGEHGVVRPLPRAVAALQAGRFEPPCPVCGRDLAPGLVAEDAPADPRNVYATTKLAQEHLAAAWARSTGGTAVSLRYHNVYGPRMPRDTPYAGVASFFRSALARGEAPRVFEDGRQRRDFVHVRDVADANVAALEAGAASGTLTAYNTGSGEPRTVGAMARALAAAYGGPDPVVTGEYRLGDVRHITADSARLRADLGWSPRIGFEEGMREFARAGLHEAQT, encoded by the coding sequence ATGCGTGTACTGGTCACCGGCGGTGCCGGGTTCATCGGGTCCCATGTCGTCGACGCCCTGCGCGCCCGCGGGCACGAGGCGCTCGTGTACGACGTAAGGCAGGACCCCGACGCGGACGTGCGCGACCCCGTGGCCGTCGGCCGCGCCCTCGACGGCGTCGACGCCGTCTGTCACCAGGCGGCGATGGTCGGGCTCGGCGACGGGGTCACGGACGCGGCGGAGTACGTCTCGCGCAACGACCTCGGGACGGCCGTCCTGCTCGCCGCCATGGCCGGGGCCGGTGTGCCCCGGCTCGTGCTGGCCGGATCGATGGTCGTGTACGGGGAGGGGCGCTACGAGTGCGGCGAGCACGGGGTGGTCCGGCCGCTGCCGCGGGCCGTCGCCGCCTTGCAAGCGGGACGGTTCGAGCCGCCGTGCCCGGTGTGCGGGCGGGACCTCGCCCCGGGGCTCGTCGCCGAGGACGCTCCCGCCGATCCGCGCAACGTGTACGCCACGACCAAGCTCGCCCAGGAACACCTGGCCGCCGCCTGGGCCAGGTCGACGGGCGGGACGGCGGTGTCGCTGCGCTACCACAACGTCTACGGCCCCCGGATGCCCCGCGACACCCCCTACGCCGGGGTCGCCTCCTTCTTCCGCTCCGCCCTCGCCCGGGGCGAGGCACCCCGCGTCTTCGAGGACGGGCGGCAGCGACGGGACTTCGTGCACGTACGGGACGTGGCCGACGCCAACGTGGCGGCGCTGGAGGCCGGCGCGGCGAGCGGCACGCTGACGGCCTACAACACCGGCAGCGGTGAGCCGCGCACGGTGGGCGCCATGGCGCGCGCCCTGGCCGCGGCCTACGGCGGGCCCGACCCGGTGGTCACGGGCGAGTACCGGCTGGGCGACGTCCGCCACATCACGGCGGACTCCGCCCGGCTCCGCGCCGACCTGGGCTGGAGCCCCCGCATCGGCTTCGAGGAGGGCATGCGCGAGTTCGCCCGCGCGGGGCTCCACGAGGCGCAAACCTGA
- a CDS encoding MFS transporter, with protein sequence MYTKQQAGAPGDASAPSQSVALAAMMFAVAMTFIDQTIVAIAAPDIVSELGLSASGMQWVVNAYLLALAAFFALGGRLADLLGPRRVVVVGTLVFVVSSVLCGCVPRGDYALAWLVVFRSTQGLGAALLFPAALAVVVAVFPVERRGRALALFFGVTGALTAIGPLLGGWLTDWTWRAIFWVNVPVAIVALILTALAHVSDRRREESLDVRGAVLIAIGMGASVLGFQQASAWGWDSVLTWVCIVGGLAVLWLFCRYELRTAHPLVRLAVFRDRAFVVDGLVLFFAMLAFVPLFFFASVYAQVSLSASPNQAALYLLYFFVGFALASQWGGRILDKRGARPAMKTGCLVGAVGFALWAGKLTDLSMHDQWPYAALSGAGIGFILAPASTDAVNRAIDASYGEVTGITQTIRNYAASVGLAIFGTLLTHSMTDNVRDTLESRGVPPATADSAARGVAEAITGNADDRQLTGSGPVARTVEQAMSSIRADFAEANQYVFYGMAIALGIGYLCALRHPGGTIGTERNEAAPAPGDRTPAGGRPS encoded by the coding sequence ATGTACACCAAACAGCAGGCGGGGGCGCCCGGTGATGCGTCCGCACCCTCGCAGTCGGTGGCACTCGCGGCCATGATGTTCGCGGTCGCGATGACGTTCATCGACCAGACCATCGTGGCGATCGCCGCGCCGGACATCGTCAGCGAACTGGGTCTGTCCGCCTCCGGCATGCAGTGGGTGGTCAACGCCTATCTCCTCGCCCTGGCCGCGTTCTTCGCGCTGGGTGGACGTCTCGCGGACCTGCTGGGCCCCCGGCGCGTCGTCGTCGTGGGCACCCTGGTGTTCGTCGTGTCGTCCGTCCTGTGCGGCTGCGTGCCCCGAGGCGACTACGCACTGGCCTGGCTCGTGGTCTTCCGGTCGACGCAGGGGCTGGGTGCCGCCCTGCTCTTCCCCGCCGCGCTCGCGGTCGTCGTGGCGGTCTTCCCGGTGGAGCGACGCGGTCGCGCGCTGGCTCTGTTCTTCGGCGTCACCGGCGCGCTCACCGCGATCGGACCGCTGCTCGGCGGCTGGCTCACGGACTGGACCTGGCGGGCGATCTTCTGGGTCAACGTACCCGTGGCGATCGTCGCGTTGATCCTGACGGCGCTCGCCCATGTGTCGGACCGCCGCCGCGAAGAATCCCTGGACGTGCGGGGCGCGGTCCTCATCGCGATCGGCATGGGCGCGAGCGTCCTCGGGTTCCAGCAGGCGTCTGCCTGGGGCTGGGACAGCGTGCTCACCTGGGTCTGCATCGTGGGCGGTCTCGCCGTGCTGTGGCTGTTCTGCCGGTACGAACTGCGCACCGCCCACCCGCTGGTCAGGCTCGCCGTCTTCCGCGACCGTGCCTTCGTGGTGGACGGGCTCGTGCTGTTCTTCGCCATGCTCGCGTTCGTCCCGCTGTTCTTCTTCGCCTCCGTCTACGCGCAGGTGTCCCTGAGCGCCTCGCCCAACCAGGCGGCCCTGTACCTGCTGTACTTCTTCGTCGGGTTCGCGCTGGCCTCGCAGTGGGGCGGGCGGATCCTCGACAAGCGGGGCGCGCGGCCGGCCATGAAGACCGGGTGTCTGGTGGGCGCCGTGGGGTTCGCGCTCTGGGCGGGCAAACTCACCGACCTGTCCATGCACGACCAGTGGCCCTACGCCGCCCTCTCGGGGGCCGGGATCGGCTTCATCCTCGCGCCCGCCTCGACCGACGCCGTCAACCGGGCGATCGACGCCTCGTACGGGGAGGTCACCGGCATCACGCAGACCATCCGCAACTACGCGGCGAGCGTGGGCCTCGCCATCTTCGGCACCCTGCTGACCCACTCCATGACCGACAACGTCCGCGACACGCTGGAGTCGCGCGGTGTGCCCCCGGCGACCGCCGACAGCGCGGCGCGGGGCGTCGCCGAGGCGATCACCGGCAACGCCGACGACCGGCAGCTCACCGGCTCCGGCCCGGTCGCGCGGACGGTGGAGCAGGCGATGTCCTCGATCCGGGCGGACTTCGCCGAGGCCAACCAGTACGTGTTCTACGGGATGGCGATCGCCCTCGGCATCGGCTACCTGTGCGCCCTGCGGCATCCCGGCGGCACGATCGGCACGGAGCGGAACGAGGCGGCACCGGCACCCGGCGACCGCACGCCGGCCGGCGGCCGTCCTTCCTGA